In Candidatus Methylomirabilota bacterium, one DNA window encodes the following:
- a CDS encoding enoyl-CoA hydratase/isomerase family protein — MDYADYRHLAFERKPHGVLLITINRPEVLNATNARLHWELTQVWLTVDADPGTRVAVVTGAGKAFSAGGDLALVEEMAGNADAVARTLREASDLVYNIVNLDKPVVSAINGVAVGAGLVVALLADVSVISETARLTDGHTRLGVVAGDHAAIVWPLLCGMAKAKYYLLTADFLDGREAERIGLVSLCVPPAEVLPKALDVATRLAQGSQLSIRWTKRALNNWLRQAGPIFDQSLALEMLTFMHPDVREGARAIREKRAPAFPSAR; from the coding sequence ATGGACTACGCGGACTACCGGCACCTCGCGTTCGAGCGGAAGCCCCACGGGGTGCTCCTGATCACGATCAACCGTCCCGAGGTCCTCAACGCGACCAACGCGCGCCTGCACTGGGAGCTCACGCAGGTCTGGCTCACGGTGGACGCCGACCCCGGGACGCGCGTCGCGGTCGTCACCGGCGCCGGCAAGGCGTTCTCGGCGGGCGGCGACCTCGCGCTGGTCGAGGAGATGGCGGGCAACGCCGACGCCGTGGCGCGCACGCTGCGCGAGGCGTCGGACCTCGTCTACAACATCGTGAACCTCGATAAGCCCGTCGTCTCCGCGATCAACGGCGTCGCCGTGGGCGCGGGCCTCGTGGTCGCGCTGCTCGCCGACGTCAGCGTCATCTCGGAGACCGCGCGGCTCACCGACGGCCACACGCGCCTCGGCGTCGTGGCGGGTGACCACGCGGCGATCGTCTGGCCGCTCCTCTGCGGGATGGCGAAGGCGAAGTACTACCTGCTCACCGCCGATTTCCTCGACGGCCGGGAGGCCGAGCGGATCGGCCTCGTGAGCCTCTGCGTCCCGCCGGCCGAGGTCCTGCCGAAGGCGCTCGACGTCGCGACGCGGCTCGCCCAGGGGAGCCAGCTCTCGATCCGCTGGACGAAGCGCGCGCTCAACAACTGGCTGCGCCAGGCGGGCCCGATCTTCGACCAGTCGCTCGCCCTCGAGATGCTCACGTTCATGCATCCCGACGTCCGCGAGGGCGCCCGCGCGATCCGCGAGAAGCGCGCCCCGGCGTTTCCGTCGGCGCGCTGA